Proteins encoded within one genomic window of Nilaparvata lugens isolate BPH chromosome 11, ASM1435652v1, whole genome shotgun sequence:
- the LOC120353657 gene encoding odorant receptor 43a-like, whose product MFLSENLVLFLFYQNGQRIFNENDKLRKSLLEVPWIDKPRWLRQAMHIMLTQASRDMQIKPYGIFALNYMSFKDLMKFTFSVGNVLYTKKQLTSQGQ is encoded by the exons ATGTTTCTCAGTGAGAATCTGGTATTATTTCTGTTCTATCAGAATGGACAACGAATCTTCAACGAG AATGATAAACTGCGGAAATCATTGCTAGAAGTTCCTTGGATAGACAAACCCCGATGGTTGAGACAAGCGATGCATATAATGCTGACTCAGGCCAGTCGAGACATGCAAATCAAACCTTACGGCATTTTCGCACTCAACTATATGTCCTTCAAAGAT TTGATGAAATTCACCTTCTCAGTTGGAAACGTTCTATACACTAAGAAACAACTCACAAGTCAAGGTCAATAG